CGCATGCGCATGGTTGGCGTGGGCCCGGTTGCCGTTTTCGCAGCCAGTAACTTCCCGCTGGCGTTTTCGGTTGCGGGCGGCGATACCGCGGCAGCGTTTGCAGCCGGCTGCCCGGTGGTGCTCAAGGCCCATTCGGCCCACCCCGGCACCTCCGAACTGGTGGCACGCGCCATCGTGCGCGCCGTGGAACAGTGCGAGCTGCCGGCCGGCGTATTCGCCCTGCTGACGGGCACCGGCAACGGCATCGGCCAGGCGCTGGTCGCGCATCCGGCGATTCAGGCGGTCGGCTTCACCGGCTCGCGCAGCGGCGGCGTGGCGCTGATGGGCGTGGCGGCCGCGCGCCCGCAGCCAATTCCCGTCTACGCCGAAATGAGCAGCATCAATCCCTTGCTGGTTCTGCCAAACGCGCTGGCCGCACGGGGCGAAGCCATCGCAGCCGGCTTCGCCGCTTCGCTCACCATGGGCGTGGGCCAGTTCTGCACCAACCCGGGCCTGGTCCTGGGCATCGCCGGCGAAGACTTCGACCGCTTCGGCCAGCAGGCCGCCGCGGCGCTGCAAGGCTTTGAAGCGGCCACCATGCTCACGCCAGGCATTGCTGAGAGCTACCAGGTGGGCGTCACCGAGATGTCGGCGCATGAGCGTGTCGAGGTGTTGGTGAACGGCCAGCATGCCGAGTGCAAGGGCGCCGCCGCGTTGTTCAAGACCAGCGGCGAAAGCTTCATGGCCGAGCACAAGCTGCATGGCGAAATGTTCGGTCCGGCGTCGCTGCTGGTAGCTTGCCGCGACGAGGCAGAGCTGCTCGCCATTGTGGAGCAGCTCGAAGGCCAGTTGACCGCGACATTGCAAATGGACCAGGGCGACTACGAACTGGCACGTTCGCTGCTGCCGGCGCTGGAGCGCAAGGCGGGCCGCATCCTGGCCAATGGCTTTCCCACCGGCGTGGAAGTGTCCAGCGCCATGGTTCACGGCGGTCCGTTCCCGGCCACGTCGGACGGTCGCAGCAGCTCGGTCGGTACGGCGGCCATCACGCGCTTCCTGCGCCCGGTGTGTTACCAGAACCTGCCGCAGGAGTTGCTGCCGGAGTCGCTCAAGGACGGCAGCGGGCGCCAGGTCTGGCGCCGCCGCGATGGCGAGCTTACCAAAGAGTGAGCAAGCCGGCAGCAAGCATATAAGAACAATCAGCGGTACCAGGAGACAGCATGAACAAATCGGCAAGCTACGCCTCCCTTCGGGGACGGCGGGTTTTTGTCACGGGCGGTGGCAGCGGGATTGGCGAATCCATCGTCACCGCCTTTGCAGAGCAGGGTGCGCACGTCGCCTTTGTCGACATCCAGCGCGACGCCAGCCTGGCCCTGTGCGAGCGCATCGCGGCAGCCGGCCACCCGGCCCCGCTGTTTCGTTATTGCGACATCACCGATGTCGCCGGTCTGCAGGCCACGATGGAGGAACTCAGCACCCGCATGGGCGACTTTGATGTCCTCGTCAACAACGCTGCCAACGATCACCGCCACGACCTGGAAAACGTTTCGCAAAGCGAGTGGGACCGCTGCATCGCCGTCAATCAGCGCCCCATGTTCTTTACCAGCCAGGCCGTGGTTCCGGGCATGAAGCGCAATGGCGGCGGTTCCATCATCAACCTCAGCTCCGTGTCGTGGCGCGTCAAGGGCGGGGGCTATCCCGTGTACGTGACCACCAAGGCGGCCGTGGTGGGACTGACGCGCGCACTGGCCCGCGACCTTGGCCAGCACAGGATTCGCGTCAATACGGTCACGCCAGGATGGGTGATGACGCAGCGCCAGGTGGACCTGTGGGTGAGCGACGAGGACAGGCAGGAGATGGCGCGCGTGCACTGCCTGCCGGGTGATCTGCTGCCGCACCACATCGCATCCATGGTGCTGTTCCTTGGCGCCGATGACAGCGCGATGTGCACGGGCCATGACTTCGTGGTGGACGCCGGCTGGACCTGACCGGCCCCCGCACGGAAAAATCTCAAGGCCCGGAAAACGCCC
This region of Massilia sp. PAMC28688 genomic DNA includes:
- a CDS encoding aldehyde dehydrogenase (NADP(+)), which gives rise to MIITGEAFIGGKAVMGGGSSFQAYNPSLRAHMEPAFGMVTREQIDQACQLAKAAFDAFRALSDEARAAFLDAVGEQIMALGDALIERAMAESGLPRVRLEGERGRTVNQLKLFATLLREGSWQDARIDSALPERQPPRPDLRMRMVGVGPVAVFAASNFPLAFSVAGGDTAAAFAAGCPVVLKAHSAHPGTSELVARAIVRAVEQCELPAGVFALLTGTGNGIGQALVAHPAIQAVGFTGSRSGGVALMGVAAARPQPIPVYAEMSSINPLLVLPNALAARGEAIAAGFAASLTMGVGQFCTNPGLVLGIAGEDFDRFGQQAAAALQGFEAATMLTPGIAESYQVGVTEMSAHERVEVLVNGQHAECKGAAALFKTSGESFMAEHKLHGEMFGPASLLVACRDEAELLAIVEQLEGQLTATLQMDQGDYELARSLLPALERKAGRILANGFPTGVEVSSAMVHGGPFPATSDGRSSSVGTAAITRFLRPVCYQNLPQELLPESLKDGSGRQVWRRRDGELTKE
- a CDS encoding SDR family NAD(P)-dependent oxidoreductase, which codes for MNKSASYASLRGRRVFVTGGGSGIGESIVTAFAEQGAHVAFVDIQRDASLALCERIAAAGHPAPLFRYCDITDVAGLQATMEELSTRMGDFDVLVNNAANDHRHDLENVSQSEWDRCIAVNQRPMFFTSQAVVPGMKRNGGGSIINLSSVSWRVKGGGYPVYVTTKAAVVGLTRALARDLGQHRIRVNTVTPGWVMTQRQVDLWVSDEDRQEMARVHCLPGDLLPHHIASMVLFLGADDSAMCTGHDFVVDAGWT